Genomic window (Thermoproteota archaeon):
CTTCCAGGCCCTGGCCGAGAGGCTTGAGCAGTACTCACCGCAGTGGGCTTCTCAGGTGTGCGACGTGCCCGCCGAGTTGGTAGAGAAGGTAGCCAGGGAGTTCGGTACCATAAGGCCAGCTGTGATAGATCCGGGATGGCACGATCCCAAGTACGAGAATTCAGTTCAGACGTGGAGAATGGCTGCAGTACTCAACGCCATGGTCGGCAACATAGACAAGCCTGGCGGGTTGGTGTTCAATGCTGTTGGAAGGAACGTAACCAGCTCTCCACTACCGGAGAGCAGGGTTGATGTCCAGTGGATGAAGGAAAAGGGCATTATAGTATCAACAGCTCAGCCCCACATCCTCGCGTACATAGAGGCCATTCTAACCGGAAAGCCCTACCCCATAAAGGCTTTGATGGTATGGGGAGGGAACTGGATAAGGACGGTTCCGGACGAGGATAAGGTAAAGGCAGCCTTCAAGAAGCTGGAGCATGTGATAGTCGTGGACAACATGGCCACCGATACTGCCATGTACGCCGATGTCATACTTCCAGATACTACTTACTTGGAGAGAGATGACCCACTGTTCGGGGTGGCCTTCACTCCTGACAAGGCCATGTACTCAGCATTCAAGGTTATCGATCCGATATACGACGCGAGGCCCCTGATAGATATAGCGGTTTCAATTGCCGATAAAATGGGCATGAAGGAGAAGTACTTCCACGCTTTAGCTGTCATACTAGGTATGGGTGAGGATAAGGCTCCAGTTTTGCAGCAGGCTTACGAAGCAGAGGGAATAGCTGGCATAAGGAAGCTGCAAGCGAAGGGCAAGGGGATCGATCTGGGTGAGCTCCAGAGCAAGGGAGTAGTCCTCCTGACGCCAAGGGAGAAGCTCATAGGTACTATGCCCTACAAGAAGCCCTTGCAAACGCCGACAGGTAAAGTGGAGATTTACAGCATGAAACTCCTCGGAATCACCAGTAAGGCAGGAAAGAATCCCAACTGGGATCCGTTACCGGATTGGGTGCCACCAAGGGTATTTAACAAGGCTAGCGGGAACGTCTTCTATCTGACTTACGGCAGGAGTCCCGTGACGAGCCACACCCACACATCGGATAACGATCTCCTGATTTCCATAGCTAGGAAGGGGCACTACGGCCTCTGGATAAACGCTAAGAGAGCTGCTGAGCTGGGGATAAAGGATGGTGACTTAGTTAAGGTGACCAGCTTGGCCACAGGGAAGTCTGCAACCGCAGTTGCCTTCGTGACCGAGGGAGTCAGGCCCGACACCGTGTTCACCGTGTCCGGATGGGGAATAGAGAGTGACAGGCTCACGAACGCCAAGAGGGTAGGAGGAGTACCGATGAACAGGATGTGGAAGATCTTCGAAGATCAGTACAAGCTGCTGCCCAACGCCCTGATGCAGGAGATCCTTGTGAGGGTTGAGAAGGCGTAGGAGGTGGTTGGATGGCCAAGTACGCGATGGTTATTGATACCCGCAGCTGCATAGGTTGCGGGGCCTGTATAGCGGCCTGCGATCTGGAGAATGACACGGAGTGGAGGGATGGCAGGCGCAGGACCCACGTTCCAGAGTTCTTCTTCGGCGAGTTCCCCAATGTCACGAGGGTCTTCGTCCCGAGGCTGTGCATGCACTGCGAGAACCCACCGTGCGTCACCGTATGTCCGACCGGGGCGAGCTACAAGAATGAGGATGGGGTCGTTTTGGTGCATCACGAGATATGCATAGGCTGCAAGTACTGCATAGTGGCCTGTCCATACCTAGCTAGGTACTTGGACGAGAGGAAGGGTGTCATCGACAAGTGCACCTTCTGCTACGACAACCGCGTCCTTCAAGGCAGGCAGCCAGCGTGCGTGGAGACCTGCGTCGGCCACGCTAGGATATTCGGTGACCTGGAGGACCCGAACAGCGAGGTGTACAAGTTAGCGAAGTCCGGCGTTGCTGTGCAGCTCAGACCTGATCTGCTCACCGAACCAAAGGTGTTCTACATCAGGAGAGCTGTGGAGGAGTGATGGAGGTGGTTAGATGATATTTCAAGATGCGTGGGGTTGGTATATTGCCATATACCTCTTCCTAGGAGGTATGGGCGGCGGTGGCATGCTCGCCAGCTACTACCTAGCCAAGAAGGCCAACGACATAAAGGTGACATCTAAGGCCGCTCTCCTCTCCCTGATAATCGTTGTAGTAGGTACTCTGTTCCTGATACTCGACTTGGGAAGACCGGAGAGATTTTACTTGGTGTTCATGAGTCCCAAGCTCAACTTCGGCTCCATGATAACCATAGGCTCGATGATCCTCACCATATTCATGATATTAGGTGCCCTCTACGTGACCGCAATAAACGACTGGTTCAAGTTCCTTCCATGGTACGGGAACGAGAAGGTGGCTGACATTACGG
Coding sequences:
- a CDS encoding molybdopterin-dependent oxidoreductase, whose product is FQALAERLEQYSPQWASQVCDVPAELVEKVAREFGTIRPAVIDPGWHDPKYENSVQTWRMAAVLNAMVGNIDKPGGLVFNAVGRNVTSSPLPESRVDVQWMKEKGIIVSTAQPHILAYIEAILTGKPYPIKALMVWGGNWIRTVPDEDKVKAAFKKLEHVIVVDNMATDTAMYADVILPDTTYLERDDPLFGVAFTPDKAMYSAFKVIDPIYDARPLIDIAVSIADKMGMKEKYFHALAVILGMGEDKAPVLQQAYEAEGIAGIRKLQAKGKGIDLGELQSKGVVLLTPREKLIGTMPYKKPLQTPTGKVEIYSMKLLGITSKAGKNPNWDPLPDWVPPRVFNKASGNVFYLTYGRSPVTSHTHTSDNDLLISIARKGHYGLWINAKRAAELGIKDGDLVKVTSLATGKSATAVAFVTEGVRPDTVFTVSGWGIESDRLTNAKRVGGVPMNRMWKIFEDQYKLLPNALMQEILVRVEKA
- a CDS encoding 4Fe-4S dicluster domain-containing protein; this translates as MAKYAMVIDTRSCIGCGACIAACDLENDTEWRDGRRRTHVPEFFFGEFPNVTRVFVPRLCMHCENPPCVTVCPTGASYKNEDGVVLVHHEICIGCKYCIVACPYLARYLDERKGVIDKCTFCYDNRVLQGRQPACVETCVGHARIFGDLEDPNSEVYKLAKSGVAVQLRPDLLTEPKVFYIRRAVEE